AGCTGCGCTCAGGGTTAGCCCTTCCTCTAGGGAGGGGATCACCTCGGGGATATTTCCCAGGTCCTCCCTCCAGTAGACTGGAAGCATCTCAACGTCCTTGGGATGAGCGAGGGCCTTTGACCCGGTGCTCCTCGTTATCGAGTTGACTTCCAGTAGGTGATCGAAGTGGGTATGCGTCAGGAGCACCGCCTCGAGCCTCGAGCCCCTCTCCTCCAACAGCCGGACCACCTCCTCGGCTGGACAGCCTGCATCTATCAGAAAGGAACTCCCGCTAAACCTATCCTCTAAGAGGTAACAGAGGCTCTCGAAGGGCCCACAGCACACTCTAGTTACCCTAGCCGTAGGGGAGCCCATCAGGACCTCCCACATAGGCATCCGAGGATTCGCTCAACATCAAAAATTAAATCTAGCTGAGCTTGGATGAACTTGAAGAGGTGATTAAGGAATAATGATAAATAAAAAAGGAGGGGATTTAAATTTAACTCTTATATATCGTTGAGTACGTCAGCATCATCGGCGGTCCCACTAGTACGCCCTCGACGTTCTTCTGAGTGATCAGTATCAGTTCCCCTTGAAAGAGTGGTATGAGAGGAACATCCTCAGCGAGTATCCTCTGGACCTCGGCGTAGTAGTTGGTTCTGGCTTTGGTGTCTACCTCAACAGACGCTTTGTCCAGTAGATCATCGACCCTCGGGTTCGAGTAACCTGATGCCAGCCATCTGTTCGACTCGGTCCTCAGGAACGGGGTTAGGTAGTCATCTGGATCTATGTAATCCGGGTACCAGCCTAGGAGGTGTATGTTCATCCTCCCGGTCCTCTGTTGCTCTAAATATGTTGCCCACTCACTGCTCTTCAGCTCAACCTCTATCATCCCAGTGGCCTCGAACTGCTTCTTGAGTACCTGGGCTACGTCAGCCTCCGTATCACCGTAGTGAGTCGGTGTGTACCAGAGCTCTACCTTCAGCTTATTCGTCTCGCTGTAGCCAGCTTGTGAGAGGAGCTTTCTAGCCATCTCCAAGTTCGGCTTATCACCATACTTGTCCTTGAAGCAATCCACGTGACTCCACATCCCGTTCGGCACCATGCTGTAGAGAGGGGCCATCGTCCCGAGGAAGACCTTATCCACTATCTCTGACCTATCTACAGCGTAAGCTAGAGCTTGCCTAACGCGGACATCGTTGAACGGGGGAGCATCTACCTTAAGGACTACGTACCTTATGAAACCTCCCGGAGCGACCACGCTCTTGTAGTTCGGGTTGCCCATCAGATCCTTGTAGTCGGTCGGCCTGAGGGTCTTCCAAGCTACATCTATCTCCCCTCTCTCCAGAGCGAGCCTCATCGTAGAAGCGTCCTTGTAGAACCTTATCACGAAGGTCCCGCTCCTCGGCTTCGTCCCGTGGTAGTAGGGGTTGGCCTCCAGGATCATGTACTCATCCCTCTTGAACTCCTTTATGCAGTAAGCCCCAGCCCCTCCCCACGTCGCATCGCTCACGATCTTATCAGCGGGGTAACTGGGATGGACTGGGAAGTAGGGTGGGGTCGCCACTAGGGCCAGGAAGTAGCTAACGGGCTTCGCTAGTTTGAATTGAACCGTATAATCATCTAGAGCTACTACATCCTCAACAAAATCGGTAACTAGCCAAGCTGGATCACCGTCTATACTAATGACTCTCTTTATGCTCCTCACGACATCCTGAGCTTTGACAGGAGTTCCATCGCAGAACTTAACGTCCTTCCTCAGGTAGAAAACCCAGGTGGAACCTCCGTCCTTGACCTCGTACCTCTCAGCTACACCGGGTACGAGCTTGTCTGTACCGGGTTCGTACTTGTAGAGGCCCTCCATGACGTTGGAGAGCACCTCCCAAGTGAAGAAGTCGTAGGCATTGGAGGTATCGAGGTCCGAGATCTTATCAGTCGTGCCCAGGGTGATCCTAGCTGCTGGAGGGGCTCTCTGTTGAAGGAGGACGTAAGCAGCCCCTGCGAGGATCAGGATTATTACCACTAGAATCGCTAACCAATATGCCCTTCTCATCCGAATCACCGGCCAGATTTTGCTATCATATCACTCTGAAGCTTTAAAAGTTTACGGTAGATAAGCTGGGCTATCCTCACGGAGTTTGATGGGAAAACTTAAATTAATTAATCAAGCGTTCGAATCCGAGAGCTCAGGTGGAGGGACTGTTGGAGAGGTGCAATTATGGGGTTAGCGAGGTACGTGGGAATTAGGGCTCTGCTAATAGTACCGACCGTGATGGTCCTATACACGTTGGTCTTCTTAATCCTGAGGATACTCCCCGGAAACCCAGTTTTAGCTGTCTTAGGTACGAAGAACATACCTGAGGAGCAGCTAAGAGCTATAATGGAGAGGCTCGGGTTAACGAAACCCTACCACGTCCAGTACTTGGAGTACCTCGCGAACCTCCTCAGGGGGGATATGGGGGTCAGCTTGATAATACAGGGCAGGCCCATAGCTCAAGACATAGTGGAGAGGCTCCCGGCTACCGTAGAGCTAGCGATATCCTCGATAATCGTTAGCTTATTACTCGGGATTTCCTTCGGCTATTTAGCTGCTAGAGGGAGAGGAAGTCCCATTGACTCCTTGATAAGGGTCCTGGGATCCTTCTTATACACGATATTCATCCCTTGGTTCGGGATGCTCCTCCAGATAATCTTCGGTATATGGCTCGGGCTACTCCCCATAGGAGGGAGGATCACACCGGGAGTAGCTCCAACTGGGCCCACAGGATTCGTCTTGCTGGATTCCCTGATAGCTGGAGACCTAATAGCTTTCCTCGATTCCCTGAGGTACCTCATACTACCGTCGGTAACGTTAGGCATAATGCTGAGCGGTCCCTACATGAGGTTGGCTAGGAACAATATGGTCAGAGCGCTGGACTCAGGCTTCTCAGTAGCTTACAGGGCGAGAGGCGTGAGGGAGAGCAGGATAGTGAGCTACTCCCTGAGGCACGCGATGATACCCATAATAACCTACACAGGTCTTCAGTTCGCTTTACTTTTAGGAGGGGCCGTTCTAACTGAGACGACATTCAGCTGGCCCGGCATAGGGACTTACTTGGTTGAGAAGGTGTTCTATAGGGATTATCCAGCTATACAAGCTGTCGTAATAGTATTCGCTTTCTTCGTAGGTCTGATCAGCTTAGTGGTAGATGTTATCTACGCTTACGTAGATCCGAGGATAAGGTACTGAGGTGGTCCCGTTGGAGCTAAGGAGGAACCTATTTCTACTCACCGGAATTTCCATAGTCCTCTTAGTGGTGATTTTATCTATCCTAGCTGATTACATAGCTCCCTTCTCCTACGATGAGGCTGCCGGTGCTCCTCTATCCCCCCCGAACCCCGTGAACTTGATGGGCACTGATAACCTGGGCTACGATGTCTGGTCCAGGATAGTTTACGGTTCAAGGACCGTGCTCTTCGTGGTCCTCTCCTCGATAATCCTGAGCGCTGCCTTGGGAATCCCATTGGGTTTAGTGAGCGGTTACATAGGAGGGAAGCTAGATAAGGTCCTATCCTTCATCATGGACTCCATATACGCTTTCCCAAGCCTCGTCCTAGCGATAACTTTGGCTGTAGTGCTCGGACCCTCCCCCATCAATGCAGCCATAGCTATAGCTATTGTGTACGTGCCCACTTACTTCAGGATGGTCAGGGGACAGGTCCTGAGCGTTAAGACGGAGCCCTTCATAGAGGTGAGCAGGGCCCTAGGGCTACCCGTGGCCAGGATACTCTTCAAGCACATACTACCTCACGTGGGCCCCACTGTCATGGTGGTCTTCAGTTTGAGCAGCACAGATGCCGTGCTCACTGAGGCAGCCCTCAGCTTCTTAGGACTCTCAGTTCAGCCTCCTACCCCTGACTGGGGTTACGAGCTCTACAAGGGGAAGGGCTTCCTGCTCTCGGGAGCTTGGTGGATGGTTTTCTTCCCTGGGCTCATGATAACCCTCCTCGCGATGGGTTTCGCGTTAATGAGTGAGGGATTATCTAGGGGGGAGAGGGAGGTTGTCTGAAGTGCTCCTGAAGGTAGAGGAGTTAAGCGTGCATTATCTCACGAGGAAGGGGGTAGTACACGCAGTTGATGACCTCTCCTTGGAGCTGAGGAGAGGGGAAACCCTTGCCCTAGTTGGGGAGAGCGGTAGCGGGAAGTCAACGCTCGGCCTCGCCATAATGAGGATACTCCCTCCTCCTGGAAGGATAGTGAGCGGGAGAGCTATCCTGGATGGGATCGACCTATTGAAGTTGACTGAGGATGAGATGAGGGAGATCAGAGGACATAAGGTCTCGATGGTCTTTCAAGATCCGTTCACAACACTAGATCCCCTGAGGAGGGTGAGTGATGTGGTAGCTGAGGTCATGATGGAGCATGGAGTCGGGGAGAGGGAAGCTAAGGAGAGAGCATTAGAACTTTTGAGACGAGTTGGTATTCCAGAGAAGCTCGTAGATGCTTATCCGCATCAACTGAGCGGTGGTCAGAAGCAGAGGGTATCGATAGCCGCGGCGATAGCGTTGGGCCCCTCTCTCCTCATAGCGGATGAGCCGACTACAGCGCTAGATGTGATAGTCCAGAGGCAGATAATGGACCTGTTAGATGAGATAAGGAGGGGGAGTGAGATGAGCATGGTATTGATAACTCATGACATAGCATTAGCTTTAGAGAGATCCGATAGGATTTGCGTCATGTACGCTGGCAAGCTCATGGAGGTGGGGACGAAGGAGGAGATAATGAATTCTCCAATGCATCCCTACACTAAGGGGTTACTTTCCTCACTCCCCAGGCTCCTCTCGAGTGAATGGCCCAGCTCCATTCCCGGATCCCCTCCGGACCTCAGGAACCCGCCTTCAGGATGCAGGTTCCACCCCAGGTGCAACAGGGCTATGGAGATATGCAGAAGGGAGACTCCAGCTATTATCAGAGTTGGAGGAGAACATATAGTCTCCTGCTGGCTTCACGGGGGGTAATTTATGCTTCTGAGGATGGATGATATTAGGATGTACTTTCAGATAGGTGCCTTCGGAAGGAAGAAGATCGTTAGAGCTGTAGATGGCATAAGCGCTCATGTGGAGAGGGGGGAAGTGCTCGGTATCGTCGGGGAGAGCGGTAGCGGGAAGTCCACCCTGGGAAGGGTAGCTCTAAGGCTCTACAGACCCAGTGGGGGTAGGGTCCTCTTCGATGGGATCGATATAACTGACCTCAGCGAGGGCGCCCTTAGGAAGATGAGGAGGAGGATGCAGCTGGTCCCCCAGGATCCATATAGCAGTTTTAACCCCCTTCAGAAGCTTGGGGAATCTCTTATAGAGCCTCTAGAGGTTCACTTCAGCATACAGAGGGAGGAGGCCGAGGATAGGGTTCTCAAGATGCTCGAGAGGATCGGTCTATCCCCTCCCGAGGAGTTCATGGAGAGGAGGCCCTACCAACTGAGCGGAGGTCAGTTGCAGAGGGTAGCTATAGCTAGAGCCATGCTTTTAGAACCGGACTTCATCGTTGCCGATGAGCCCACCTCGAACCTAGACCTCTCGATAAGGGCATCGATACTGGAGCTCCTCATGGACTTCAAGGGGAGGTTGAGGCAGGGGCTGATGTTCATAACGCACGATATAGTTCTAGCGAGCCTCGTAGCTAACAGGATCGCTGTTCTCTACTTGGGGAGGGTCATGGAAGAGGGGAGAACGCGTGATGTAGTCAGTAACCCTAAGAGTCCTTACACTAGGGCTTTGATGTCGTCAATACCGCTTGAAAGATCCAGGATCGAGGAAGTACGGTTGAGGGGAGATATAGCGGATCCCTCCAACCCTCCCCCCGGGTGCAAGCTCCACCCCAGGTGCCCATTTTCGAGGGAGATCTGTAAGAGGGAGGAGCCTCCCCTGATTGAAGTAGACGGTGTGAGGGTGAGGTGCTGGCTCTACAAGTAACCCCCACGATTCAATGGGCTTTTATATTCCCCTGGAGCTACTACCGATCAGAATGGAGTACGTGAAGGACGTCGTCTGGAGGAGAAAGATGAGTGTGAGGGACCTCGTGGAGGCCCTCGGGAGCGTAGGTTTCCAGGCTACTGAGCTCCATAAGGCAGCTAAGATAATGGTCAAGATGAAGAGTGAGGGGGCCAAGGTGATCCTCACCTTCACCTCGAACATGGGGACCTCCGGGCTCAGGGGCCTCTTCGCTCAGCTGGTGAAGCTGGGCTTAGTGGACGTGCTCATAACTACCGCAGGGGCATTGGAGGAGGACGTGATGAAGGCGCTAGGGGAGAGGTTCTACATACACCGCTTCTCCGCTGATGACATAGAGCTCCATGAACTCGGGATGAACAGGGTGGGCAACGTACTGATAAGCAACGACAGCTACGCCAGGTTCGAGGCATTCATAACGCGTTTGATAGAGGAGATATACCCCTCCAAGAGGAGCCTCACCGTATCGGAGTTCCTGAGGGAGGTCGGACTGAGGCTCAACGATGAGAACTCCTTCCTATATCAAGCTGCTAGGAGGGAAGTACCCGTCTTCTGTCCAGCTATAACCGATGGAGCCCTCGGTTTCCACCTTTTCATGGCCAGGGAGAGGCATCCAGACTTCGGCGTGGATGTGGTCGGTGACTTCGGGAGGATGATCCTCACCTTGAGCCAGGAGGACAGGAAGGGGGTGATAGCCCTGGGCGGTGGGGTGTCGAAGCATCACGCCATCCTGATGACGCTGCTCAGCGGAGGGGCTGATTACGCCATCTACATAACGACATCAACGCAGTTCTCGGGTAGCATGAGCGGGGCTACCACATCGGAGGCCAAGAGCTGGGGGAAGATAAAGGACGATTCTGACTCCGTCACCGTGATAGGGGATGCCACGATACTCTTCCCGCTGGTGGCCTTCTACGCAATAGAGGAGCTGGTTGAGAGGGGTCTGCTGAAGGTGAGCTAATTGGCTAGGTTCATACTCAGCAGGAGAGTCGC
This is a stretch of genomic DNA from Candidatus Korarchaeum sp.. It encodes these proteins:
- a CDS encoding MBL fold metallo-hydrolase, with the translated sequence MPMWEVLMGSPTARVTRVCCGPFESLCYLLEDRFSGSSFLIDAGCPAEEVVRLLEERGSRLEAVLLTHTHFDHLLEVNSITRSTGSKALAHPKDVEMLPVYWREDLGNIPEVIPSLEEGLTLSAASLSLVVLHTPGHTPGSVCYYSRDLGVVFTGDTLFKGAIGTLRYSGSPDSYGQMRRSLRKLSSLPKDTVVLPGHGDRTTIGEERDMMRRF
- a CDS encoding ABC transporter substrate-binding protein, producing MRRAYWLAILVVIILILAGAAYVLLQQRAPPAARITLGTTDKISDLDTSNAYDFFTWEVLSNVMEGLYKYEPGTDKLVPGVAERYEVKDGGSTWVFYLRKDVKFCDGTPVKAQDVVRSIKRVISIDGDPAWLVTDFVEDVVALDDYTVQFKLAKPVSYFLALVATPPYFPVHPSYPADKIVSDATWGGAGAYCIKEFKRDEYMILEANPYYHGTKPRSGTFVIRFYKDASTMRLALERGEIDVAWKTLRPTDYKDLMGNPNYKSVVAPGGFIRYVVLKVDAPPFNDVRVRQALAYAVDRSEIVDKVFLGTMAPLYSMVPNGMWSHVDCFKDKYGDKPNLEMARKLLSQAGYSETNKLKVELWYTPTHYGDTEADVAQVLKKQFEATGMIEVELKSSEWATYLEQQRTGRMNIHLLGWYPDYIDPDDYLTPFLRTESNRWLASGYSNPRVDDLLDKASVEVDTKARTNYYAEVQRILAEDVPLIPLFQGELILITQKNVEGVLVGPPMMLTYSTIYKS
- a CDS encoding ABC transporter permease, which encodes MGLARYVGIRALLIVPTVMVLYTLVFLILRILPGNPVLAVLGTKNIPEEQLRAIMERLGLTKPYHVQYLEYLANLLRGDMGVSLIIQGRPIAQDIVERLPATVELAISSIIVSLLLGISFGYLAARGRGSPIDSLIRVLGSFLYTIFIPWFGMLLQIIFGIWLGLLPIGGRITPGVAPTGPTGFVLLDSLIAGDLIAFLDSLRYLILPSVTLGIMLSGPYMRLARNNMVRALDSGFSVAYRARGVRESRIVSYSLRHAMIPIITYTGLQFALLLGGAVLTETTFSWPGIGTYLVEKVFYRDYPAIQAVVIVFAFFVGLISLVVDVIYAYVDPRIRY
- a CDS encoding ABC transporter permease, producing the protein MELRRNLFLLTGISIVLLVVILSILADYIAPFSYDEAAGAPLSPPNPVNLMGTDNLGYDVWSRIVYGSRTVLFVVLSSIILSAALGIPLGLVSGYIGGKLDKVLSFIMDSIYAFPSLVLAITLAVVLGPSPINAAIAIAIVYVPTYFRMVRGQVLSVKTEPFIEVSRALGLPVARILFKHILPHVGPTVMVVFSLSSTDAVLTEAALSFLGLSVQPPTPDWGYELYKGKGFLLSGAWWMVFFPGLMITLLAMGFALMSEGLSRGEREVV
- a CDS encoding ABC transporter ATP-binding protein, with the translated sequence MLLKVEELSVHYLTRKGVVHAVDDLSLELRRGETLALVGESGSGKSTLGLAIMRILPPPGRIVSGRAILDGIDLLKLTEDEMREIRGHKVSMVFQDPFTTLDPLRRVSDVVAEVMMEHGVGEREAKERALELLRRVGIPEKLVDAYPHQLSGGQKQRVSIAAAIALGPSLLIADEPTTALDVIVQRQIMDLLDEIRRGSEMSMVLITHDIALALERSDRICVMYAGKLMEVGTKEEIMNSPMHPYTKGLLSSLPRLLSSEWPSSIPGSPPDLRNPPSGCRFHPRCNRAMEICRRETPAIIRVGGEHIVSCWLHGG
- a CDS encoding ABC transporter ATP-binding protein, translated to MLLRMDDIRMYFQIGAFGRKKIVRAVDGISAHVERGEVLGIVGESGSGKSTLGRVALRLYRPSGGRVLFDGIDITDLSEGALRKMRRRMQLVPQDPYSSFNPLQKLGESLIEPLEVHFSIQREEAEDRVLKMLERIGLSPPEEFMERRPYQLSGGQLQRVAIARAMLLEPDFIVADEPTSNLDLSIRASILELLMDFKGRLRQGLMFITHDIVLASLVANRIAVLYLGRVMEEGRTRDVVSNPKSPYTRALMSSIPLERSRIEEVRLRGDIADPSNPPPGCKLHPRCPFSREICKREEPPLIEVDGVRVRCWLYK
- a CDS encoding deoxyhypusine synthase, producing the protein MEYVKDVVWRRKMSVRDLVEALGSVGFQATELHKAAKIMVKMKSEGAKVILTFTSNMGTSGLRGLFAQLVKLGLVDVLITTAGALEEDVMKALGERFYIHRFSADDIELHELGMNRVGNVLISNDSYARFEAFITRLIEEIYPSKRSLTVSEFLREVGLRLNDENSFLYQAARREVPVFCPAITDGALGFHLFMARERHPDFGVDVVGDFGRMILTLSQEDRKGVIALGGGVSKHHAILMTLLSGGADYAIYITTSTQFSGSMSGATTSEAKSWGKIKDDSDSVTVIGDATILFPLVAFYAIEELVERGLLKVS